One genomic region from Leptolyngbyaceae cyanobacterium JSC-12 encodes:
- a CDS encoding putative unusual protein kinase (IMG reference gene:2510096919~PFAM: ABC1 family), producing the protein MLKPSAPKQLRWQRARYSPLIRKADIFVSSAQLMFYLWWDSRSPGRAARYRNRRAQWLVGVLLDLGPTFIKLGQALSTRADLLPLEYVQALGRLQDKVPAFDPYEAIAIIEAELGTNIYRLYREFDPIPIAAASLGQVHRARLHSGEEVVVKVQRPGLEKLFEMDFKILRQMIRFCDRFLPWTRQYNLDEIYLEFAQLLQNEIDYIQEALNADRFRYNFKEHPRILVPKIYPKHTTQRVLTMDYVPGIKISDRQSLEACGIDVKEINQLGICCYLKQLLQDGFFQADPHPGNMAVSQDGCLIFYDFGMMAEVQPINKDQMVKTFFAVLRKDTDQVVETLTSMGLIEPLADMTPIRRVTQFLLEKFTEKPVELQAFSEMRSELYALYEQQPFRLPAKMTFILKALTTLDGVARSLDPQYNLLACAKPFVKNLTISQGRRGVVGELVLQTKDYVMFKMRQLTPAQRAMQRLEERMEQREAQLRAQYLENEQKLKRLQRIIRSLIYTCLAGFSLLIGCILLISTYTNWAVVAFVIAGLAALALLHSLSRLATRDRRN; encoded by the coding sequence ATGCTTAAACCCTCTGCTCCAAAACAGTTGCGCTGGCAACGCGCTCGATATTCGCCGCTGATCCGCAAGGCGGACATTTTCGTGTCGTCTGCTCAACTCATGTTTTATCTTTGGTGGGATAGTAGGAGTCCGGGACGTGCCGCTCGCTACCGTAATCGCAGGGCACAATGGCTTGTTGGTGTTCTGCTCGATCTTGGTCCCACGTTTATCAAGTTAGGACAAGCTCTTTCAACCCGTGCAGATCTTTTGCCTCTAGAGTATGTTCAAGCATTAGGGCGTTTGCAAGATAAAGTACCAGCGTTTGATCCTTATGAGGCGATCGCTATTATCGAAGCTGAACTGGGTACAAATATTTATCGGCTATACCGCGAGTTTGATCCAATTCCCATTGCTGCCGCCAGTCTTGGGCAAGTGCATAGGGCACGACTGCACAGTGGAGAAGAGGTTGTTGTTAAGGTGCAGCGTCCTGGCTTAGAGAAATTATTTGAAATGGATTTCAAGATTCTTCGCCAGATGATTCGCTTTTGCGATCGCTTCTTACCCTGGACACGGCAATATAATCTGGATGAAATTTATCTGGAATTTGCTCAACTTCTGCAAAATGAGATTGATTACATTCAAGAAGCGCTCAATGCAGATCGGTTTCGTTACAACTTTAAGGAACACCCCCGGATTCTTGTCCCCAAGATTTATCCTAAACACACGACCCAACGGGTGTTAACAATGGATTACGTTCCGGGCATCAAGATTAGCGATCGCCAAAGTCTAGAAGCCTGCGGTATTGACGTCAAAGAAATTAACCAGCTTGGTATTTGCTGCTATCTAAAGCAACTGTTGCAAGATGGTTTTTTCCAGGCGGATCCTCACCCTGGCAATATGGCAGTCAGTCAGGATGGGTGCCTGATTTTCTATGACTTTGGCATGATGGCGGAGGTGCAGCCAATCAATAAGGACCAGATGGTGAAAACGTTTTTTGCAGTGCTTCGCAAAGATACTGACCAGGTTGTCGAAACGTTGACCAGTATGGGGCTGATTGAACCTCTGGCAGATATGACTCCAATTCGTCGAGTCACCCAATTTTTGCTAGAGAAGTTTACGGAAAAACCAGTAGAACTTCAAGCATTCAGCGAAATGCGCAGCGAACTATACGCTCTGTACGAACAACAGCCTTTTCGACTGCCTGCCAAAATGACGTTTATTCTTAAAGCCCTAACGACATTGGATGGGGTGGCGAGATCGCTAGATCCGCAATACAATCTGCTGGCATGCGCCAAGCCCTTTGTCAAAAATCTAACGATTTCGCAAGGTCGAAGGGGGGTAGTAGGAGAATTGGTACTTCAAACTAAAGATTATGTCATGTTCAAAATGCGTCAACTTACTCCAGCACAGCGGGCTATGCAGCGCTTGGAAGAACGCATGGAACAACGCGAAGCTCAATTGCGTGCTCAGTATCTGGAAAATGAGCAAAAACTTAAACGCCTTCAACGCATAATCCGAAGCCTAATTTACACTTGCCTCGCTGGCTTTTCATTATTAATCGGCTGTATTTTGCTAATTAGCACCTATACAAACTGGGCAGTCGTAGCGTTTGTTATTGCTGGATTGGCTGCATTGGCGTTGCTGCATTCACTTTCTAGACTCGCAACTCGCGATCGGCGCAATTAG
- a CDS encoding signal transduction histidine kinase (IMG reference gene:2510096920~PFAM: Histidine kinase-, DNA gyrase B-, and HSP90-like ATPase; GAF domain; His Kinase A (phosphoacceptor) domain), which produces MNAVNWGKSRIRDQQEAKCMADPANSQTKLLPATGDPHLQALQSIPGVSLVRDSSILSMNSQANLANLLQQLVQIVATNSAPELMVAQLARAVGMAFQADGCAIVFSVSPSEQMQTACWLSDLDLVTALPFQESDEQFEKRVLEFQLLVNPEGGAGVSDSLVKIADNRQDSIWQWFEIPINAFPIQAVLEMRTQSQGRGNGIISIVRSHPHLWTTYEIEQLELVSQHLAVIISQLQLQQQVSLQLQFQTVMNRLTMAIRNMSDLSDVLKLATDGIAQALNVQRAMLLRLKYSDPLFRSYSSEDLPKARVSVVCEWGTLSEHSGSNHSFWLSDCGLSQRAFRSTSPIAIDHKRYFLDETASTRVNELFHLDRFDALLVVPLESQGTVLGFLVFQSSQPRSWQQTEIDLVELVGAQVSNAIIQTETLRQVQSLVEKRTAELQQSLAIQAKLYERTRQQVEQLRQLNQLKDEFLDAVSHELRTPLTSMVVAIRMLRQTETSSDRSNRYLDILEQQCAKETKLVDDLLRLRELESKQAKLKLEDIDVVALLENLVASFQKQWAAKGLSLEFECPEHSVKIRSDRDSLTQTLSELLTNAGKYSTDNSVIHLKLSCRREVPTNQVIVTVSNKGSEILPEELPHIFDKFRRCKSATKNAVQGTGLGLALVKSLVQHLNGTISASSAATENSQVWETCFSLILPQSIDVSKL; this is translated from the coding sequence ATGAACGCTGTGAACTGGGGCAAAAGTAGGATAAGAGATCAGCAGGAAGCAAAATGCATGGCAGATCCAGCAAATTCTCAAACTAAGCTTTTACCCGCTACAGGAGATCCCCATTTGCAAGCTCTGCAGTCTATCCCAGGAGTTAGTTTGGTGCGCGATTCTTCCATTCTGTCTATGAACTCTCAAGCAAACCTTGCTAACTTATTGCAACAGCTTGTCCAGATTGTTGCTACCAACAGTGCACCCGAGTTAATGGTCGCACAACTAGCTAGGGCTGTTGGGATGGCTTTTCAGGCAGATGGATGTGCGATTGTCTTTTCTGTGAGTCCGTCTGAGCAGATGCAAACGGCGTGTTGGTTATCCGACCTGGATCTTGTTACTGCCTTACCCTTTCAAGAAAGCGATGAGCAGTTTGAAAAACGAGTGTTGGAATTCCAGCTTTTAGTCAATCCTGAGGGGGGGGCTGGAGTGTCAGATTCCCTTGTGAAGATTGCAGACAATAGACAGGATTCCATATGGCAATGGTTTGAAATTCCTATCAATGCATTTCCCATTCAGGCGGTGTTGGAAATGCGTACTCAATCTCAGGGGCGTGGCAATGGCATTATTAGTATCGTGCGATCGCATCCCCACCTGTGGACAACTTATGAAATAGAGCAACTCGAATTAGTTAGCCAGCATCTTGCCGTGATCATTTCCCAACTGCAGCTACAGCAACAAGTCTCTCTGCAACTTCAATTTCAGACGGTGATGAATCGGCTCACAATGGCGATTCGAAACATGTCTGATTTGAGTGACGTGCTCAAGTTGGCAACGGATGGCATAGCTCAAGCATTGAATGTGCAACGAGCGATGCTGCTGCGGCTAAAGTACTCAGATCCGCTTTTCCGTAGCTATTCCTCTGAGGATCTCCCCAAAGCACGGGTGTCAGTAGTATGCGAATGGGGGACTCTGTCTGAACATTCAGGATCAAATCACTCCTTCTGGTTATCTGACTGTGGCTTGAGTCAACGGGCTTTCAGAAGCACCAGTCCAATTGCCATTGACCATAAACGCTACTTTTTAGACGAGACGGCTTCGACCAGAGTTAATGAACTTTTTCATCTGGATAGATTCGATGCTTTGCTGGTGGTTCCCTTAGAAAGCCAGGGAACCGTTTTAGGATTTCTTGTGTTCCAAAGTAGTCAACCTCGCTCCTGGCAGCAAACAGAAATTGACCTGGTTGAGCTTGTGGGAGCGCAGGTGAGTAATGCGATTATTCAAACTGAGACGCTGCGGCAGGTTCAATCATTAGTGGAAAAGCGCACGGCTGAGTTGCAGCAAAGCTTGGCAATTCAAGCCAAGTTGTATGAACGAACTCGTCAACAAGTGGAACAACTGCGGCAACTGAACCAGTTAAAGGATGAGTTTTTAGATGCGGTTAGCCATGAACTCCGTACTCCATTGACTAGTATGGTAGTTGCGATTCGGATGTTGCGCCAGACAGAGACTTCCAGCGATCGCAGCAATCGTTATCTGGATATTCTGGAACAGCAATGCGCTAAGGAGACCAAGCTGGTCGATGATTTGTTAAGGTTGCGTGAACTGGAATCTAAGCAAGCGAAGCTCAAACTTGAGGATATTGACGTGGTCGCATTGCTCGAAAACCTGGTTGCCTCTTTTCAGAAACAATGGGCAGCGAAAGGACTATCTCTTGAATTTGAGTGTCCAGAACATTCGGTCAAAATTCGCAGCGATCGCGATAGCCTTACTCAAACGCTGTCGGAACTGTTAACGAACGCAGGTAAATACTCAACTGATAATAGTGTTATTCACCTCAAGTTGTCTTGTCGCAGAGAGGTGCCGACAAACCAGGTGATTGTGACCGTGTCTAACAAAGGCTCTGAAATTCTGCCAGAAGAGCTACCCCATATCTTTGATAAATTCCGGCGTTGTAAGAGTGCAACCAAAAACGCTGTTCAGGGAACTGGACTTGGGCTTGCATTAGTCAAAAGTTTAGTTCAGCATCTGAATGGCACGATTTCGGCATCTAGTGCTGCTACGGAAAATTCGCAAGTTTGGGAAACATGCTTTAGTCTCATCCTGCCTCAATCCATTGATGTCTCGAAACTTTAG
- a CDS encoding Phycobilisome degradation protein nblA (IMG reference gene:2510096921~PFAM: Phycobilisome degradation protein nblA), translating to MNQPVELSLEQQFSIRSFETQVQNMSREQAQDFLVKLYEQMIVRENMYKQFLRHQWGLEAGPQMP from the coding sequence ATGAACCAACCTGTTGAACTTTCTCTAGAGCAGCAGTTCAGCATTCGGTCTTTCGAGACTCAGGTGCAGAACATGAGCCGTGAGCAGGCTCAGGATTTTCTGGTAAAGCTTTATGAGCAAATGATTGTCCGAGAGAATATGTACAAGCAATTTCTCAGACATCAATGGGGCTTAGAGGCAGGTCCTCAAATGCCGTAA
- a CDS encoding universal stress protein UspA-like protein (IMG reference gene:2510096922~PFAM: Universal stress protein family) — MFQRLLICTDLLDGLQRLAHFVPSLAAAGVQEVTFLHCIPFKETGSIPRVNTEKVTQARSQLEVAIKNAPADVMVHVRVESGRPLDLILKVARETNVDLLMLGFSLRSSFSEKLFGSTAAEIYKRTTIPVLSVRPQLISTYTSEELDLRCRHLFRYFMLPYDGTDAAKYLIQQVKQRVLQSSHPVLEACHLVWIVDDCDRREIPREPFIEQGQKELAAAKTELEACHLKVETEVRLGSPVVEVIKASLEPDISAIAVCHNPRNSLLQLSVPSFTQDLLRHSWHPVLYFPLVR; from the coding sequence ATGTTTCAGCGGTTGCTCATTTGTACAGACCTATTAGACGGTCTTCAACGATTGGCTCATTTCGTGCCCAGTTTGGCAGCAGCGGGGGTCCAAGAGGTTACCTTTCTTCACTGCATCCCTTTTAAGGAAACGGGTTCCATTCCGCGGGTGAATACTGAGAAGGTGACCCAAGCGCGATCGCAGTTGGAGGTTGCAATCAAAAATGCTCCTGCAGATGTCATGGTTCATGTCAGGGTGGAGTCCGGGAGACCACTTGACTTGATTCTAAAGGTTGCTCGCGAAACCAACGTTGATCTTCTGATGTTAGGATTTTCCCTGCGGAGTTCTTTTTCGGAAAAACTATTTGGCAGTACCGCCGCAGAAATTTATAAACGTACAACTATTCCCGTTTTATCTGTTCGTCCACAACTTATATCTACCTATACCAGTGAAGAGTTGGATCTGCGCTGTCGTCATCTTTTTCGCTATTTCATGTTGCCGTACGACGGGACAGATGCCGCGAAGTATTTAATTCAGCAAGTGAAGCAGCGGGTGTTGCAGTCGTCTCATCCTGTCTTAGAAGCCTGCCACCTGGTGTGGATTGTGGACGACTGCGATCGCCGAGAAATTCCACGAGAACCGTTTATTGAGCAAGGGCAAAAAGAATTAGCCGCTGCCAAAACGGAACTGGAAGCCTGCCATCTCAAAGTTGAGACCGAGGTACGCCTGGGGTCACCTGTGGTTGAGGTAATCAAAGCGTCGCTCGAACCAGATATTAGTGCGATCGCTGTTTGTCATAACCCTCGCAATAGTTTGTTGCAACTGTCAGTGCCTAGTTTTACTCAGGATTTGTTACGCCATAGCTGGCATCCTGTGCTGTATTTTCCATTGGTTCGCTAG
- a CDS encoding hypothetical protein (IMG reference gene:2510096923) — protein sequence MIILAVLFVIGWVAVAALGTLAYFLGEQTKPIHERNWRSESFEKLSEAVTGHAIDYNTRTPAALIALDAYSSSLLPEA from the coding sequence ATGATTATTCTAGCTGTGTTGTTTGTAATTGGCTGGGTTGCGGTAGCGGCCTTGGGGACTCTGGCATATTTCCTGGGTGAACAAACCAAGCCAATTCATGAGCGTAACTGGCGTTCTGAGTCCTTTGAGAAACTATCTGAGGCTGTTACAGGGCATGCTATCGACTACAACACCCGTACACCTGCTGCTTTGATTGCTCTAGATGCTTATTCCAGCAGCCTCCTGCCCGAAGCCTAA
- a CDS encoding hypothetical protein (IMG reference gene:2510096924): MKPHTYCHTIRFRGSAHPQGRYQLQISEVGNNGQPQYRAQWDFPTLRNLLVFLKTYFPNSQALMSAENQSLAFEQVLAIAAF; the protein is encoded by the coding sequence ATGAAGCCCCATACTTATTGCCATACCATTCGGTTTCGTGGAAGTGCCCATCCCCAGGGTCGCTATCAGTTGCAGATTTCTGAGGTTGGCAACAATGGACAACCCCAATACCGTGCTCAATGGGATTTTCCAACTTTACGAAACTTGTTGGTGTTTCTCAAAACATATTTTCCCAATAGCCAAGCATTGATGTCGGCAGAGAATCAGTCGTTGGCATTTGAGCAGGTATTGGCGATCGCTGCATTTTAA
- a CDS encoding hypothetical protein (IMG reference gene:2510096925) encodes MIPNLLMTFSDWNPQFFREVKGRLKPRNIVITIASSLLVQSVILLYLWAALPSELTSYSRYCVGKDEYNWNKCVLDALGNVQINWQLWWFDLFQTLSWLMPFVVLVAGVYMLIGDLAKEERRGTLNFIRLSPQPSRSILMGKLLGVPLIPLLAVMLAVPLHSWAAINAGIPLAEFASIYLVTVAACCFLYTAAVFYAFLGGSHGWLGAIAVWFSYTIFFQIWQSSRSVEPDRYLYLGQWYTIWIGYRLEWFVTFVVVTFAIATFWLWQSINRRFRNPSQVLLSKRQSYLMTLSFELFIFGFVFRDYPEWSIRNAFFDLTGLMVVNLFWFVLIITALTPHRQTLLDWARYRRDGESKTQRKRWQRTLVRDLVWGDKSPAMVAISLNLLIPVLLFMPWVATWNGDNPRIAGFLSLIFSTSFLLICAAIAQLILFSKSRKRALFAAGTVGAIIFLPLISMGLLGVDPSSETVLLWLFSAMPIAALEYASFTTIAIGFLAHLSVLTLLVGRQTYLLRRAGESELKTLMAHRTA; translated from the coding sequence ATGATTCCAAACCTGCTAATGACCTTCTCCGATTGGAACCCACAGTTTTTTCGAGAGGTCAAAGGACGACTCAAACCCCGGAATATTGTCATCACGATCGCCAGTTCACTCCTGGTGCAGAGCGTAATCTTACTGTATCTGTGGGCGGCGCTACCCAGCGAACTCACGTCCTACAGCCGTTACTGCGTTGGCAAAGACGAATACAACTGGAACAAGTGTGTTTTAGATGCGCTGGGCAATGTTCAAATCAATTGGCAACTCTGGTGGTTTGACCTGTTCCAAACCTTGAGCTGGCTCATGCCGTTCGTTGTGCTGGTTGCGGGTGTGTATATGCTGATTGGCGACCTGGCAAAAGAAGAACGGCGAGGGACACTCAACTTTATTCGGCTCAGTCCCCAACCTAGTCGCAGCATTTTGATGGGTAAGCTCCTTGGCGTACCCCTAATTCCCTTGCTGGCAGTGATGCTGGCAGTGCCGTTGCACAGTTGGGCAGCGATAAACGCTGGTATCCCCCTGGCTGAGTTTGCCAGTATTTATCTGGTTACTGTGGCGGCTTGTTGCTTCTTGTATACTGCAGCAGTGTTTTATGCCTTCTTGGGTGGGTCACATGGCTGGCTAGGAGCGATCGCCGTCTGGTTTAGCTACACAATCTTCTTTCAAATCTGGCAAAGTAGTCGTTCCGTTGAACCGGATCGTTACCTGTATCTGGGACAGTGGTATACCATCTGGATTGGCTATCGCCTGGAATGGTTTGTGACGTTTGTTGTTGTGACGTTTGCGATCGCCACCTTCTGGCTCTGGCAATCGATCAATCGTCGCTTCCGCAATCCCAGTCAAGTGTTACTCAGTAAGCGCCAGAGCTATCTGATGACTCTCTCGTTTGAGTTATTCATCTTTGGCTTCGTTTTCCGCGACTATCCCGAATGGAGCATTCGTAATGCTTTCTTCGATCTCACCGGATTGATGGTGGTCAACCTGTTCTGGTTCGTGTTGATCATTACTGCGCTGACTCCCCATCGCCAAACCCTGCTGGATTGGGCACGCTATCGCCGTGACGGAGAGTCGAAAACGCAACGCAAACGCTGGCAGCGAACCCTGGTGCGCGATTTAGTGTGGGGAGATAAAAGCCCAGCTATGGTAGCGATCTCGCTTAACCTGCTAATTCCCGTCCTATTATTCATGCCCTGGGTCGCTACCTGGAACGGTGATAATCCTCGGATTGCAGGATTTTTGAGCCTGATATTTAGCACCAGTTTTTTGTTAATCTGCGCTGCGATCGCTCAGTTAATCTTATTTAGCAAATCTCGCAAACGCGCCCTGTTTGCCGCAGGTACTGTTGGTGCCATCATTTTTCTTCCCCTGATTAGCATGGGACTCTTGGGGGTAGATCCCAGCAGCGAAACTGTTCTTTTATGGCTATTCTCTGCCATGCCCATCGCTGCGTTGGAATATGCATCCTTTACAACTATTGCAATTGGATTTCTGGCTCACTTGTCTGTTCTAACGCTACTTGTTGGACGACAAACGTACCTATTAAGACGCGCCGGAGAGTCAGAATTAAAAACGCTTATGGCACACCGCACAGCTTAG
- a CDS encoding ABC-type multidrug transport system, ATPase component (IMG reference gene:2510096926~PFAM: ABC transporter), with translation MVNELAIRTQDLTKQFDRHIAVHDIDLHIGIGEVYGLIGPNGAGKTTLIRMLAAAEEPTLGEIYINGDRLLRDQDNPNLKRQIGYLPDDFPLYDDLTVWDYLDYFARLYKLTEPRRGQRLRDVLELVQLTHKRHSQISTLSRGMKQRLSLARTIIHEPLVLLLDEPVSGLDPIARMQFREIIKVLQEAKMTILISSHVLSDLAELCTSIGIMELGYLVESTSLQHLYQRLSRQQITLSTLGSLEALQAELRNHPEVEGIEALPGNNRLKVFFSGDSEASATLLRSLIEAKIPLTEFHPAQEDLESIFLNLGHQQAS, from the coding sequence ATGGTGAATGAACTGGCAATCCGCACCCAGGATCTAACCAAACAGTTTGATCGGCATATTGCAGTCCACGATATCGATCTCCATATTGGCATTGGCGAGGTGTATGGACTCATTGGTCCCAACGGAGCCGGAAAAACAACCCTGATCCGCATGTTGGCAGCCGCTGAAGAACCCACTCTCGGCGAAATTTATATCAACGGCGATCGCCTCCTGCGCGACCAAGATAACCCCAACCTGAAGCGGCAAATCGGCTATCTACCAGACGATTTTCCCCTATACGACGACCTCACCGTTTGGGATTACCTCGATTACTTTGCCCGCCTATATAAATTGACAGAACCCCGTCGCGGTCAGCGGTTGCGAGATGTGCTGGAACTCGTTCAGCTTACCCACAAACGCCACAGTCAGATTTCCACTCTATCGCGAGGCATGAAACAACGCCTTAGCCTTGCTCGCACCATTATTCACGAGCCGCTGGTGTTGCTGTTAGATGAACCCGTCTCTGGACTTGACCCCATTGCCCGGATGCAGTTCCGCGAAATTATTAAAGTGCTGCAAGAAGCTAAAATGACGATTCTGATTTCGTCTCATGTTCTCAGTGATCTGGCAGAACTGTGTACCTCCATCGGCATTATGGAACTGGGCTACCTGGTAGAAAGCACCTCCTTACAACACCTCTATCAGCGTCTTAGCCGTCAGCAAATCACTCTCTCCACCCTGGGCAGTTTAGAAGCATTGCAGGCTGAGTTGCGAAATCATCCTGAAGTAGAAGGTATTGAAGCTTTACCAGGAAACAACCGCCTCAAGGTCTTTTTCTCTGGCGATAGCGAAGCAAGTGCAACATTGTTGCGATCGCTGATTGAAGCAAAAATCCCCCTCACTGAATTTCATCCCGCCCAGGAAGACCTGGAATCCATCTTCCTTAACCTTGGACACCAGCAAGCCTCGTAA
- a CDS encoding tRNA pseudouridine synthase B (IMG reference gene:2510096927~PFAM: Pseudouridine synthase II TruB, C-terminal; TruB family pseudouridylate synthase (N terminal domain)~TIGRFAM: tRNA pseudouridine 55 synthase) — MDGFLNLDKATGFTSHDCVAKVRRLLKMKRVGHAGTLDPAATGVLPIALGRATRLLQFLPGDKIYQATIRFGITTATDDLEGAVLRQQPVHDLSLETVQAALRHFHGVIQQIPPNYSAIQVEGKRLYDLARAGKEIIAQPRMVEVHQVKILDWRPGEFPELEVEIACGAGTYIRAIARDLGQLLQTGGTLAALRRIESSSFRLENSLTLEELSTALQTQSFQPIPPEVGVAHLDAIALPDTLARRWCLGQRIAWGEVPTNLMPTAPIRIQHESGLFLGIGLRTGTAETAVLSPQVVLTVFPESNTGSSP, encoded by the coding sequence ATGGATGGGTTTTTGAATTTAGATAAAGCGACGGGGTTCACGTCTCATGACTGTGTAGCGAAGGTGCGCCGCCTGCTGAAGATGAAGCGGGTGGGTCATGCGGGCACGCTCGATCCAGCCGCGACTGGAGTATTGCCAATCGCGCTGGGGCGGGCAACCCGACTGCTACAATTTTTGCCGGGAGACAAAATCTACCAGGCCACTATCCGCTTTGGCATCACCACGGCAACCGATGACCTGGAAGGAGCAGTTCTCAGGCAACAGCCTGTTCATGATTTGAGCCTGGAAACCGTTCAAGCTGCCTTAAGACACTTCCACGGCGTAATTCAGCAAATACCGCCTAATTACAGCGCGATTCAAGTGGAAGGAAAACGGTTGTATGATTTGGCGCGAGCAGGCAAGGAAATTATTGCCCAGCCACGTATGGTAGAAGTTCATCAAGTGAAAATCCTGGACTGGCGACCGGGAGAGTTTCCCGAATTGGAGGTGGAGATTGCCTGCGGTGCTGGCACCTACATTCGTGCGATCGCCCGGGATCTGGGACAACTGTTGCAAACGGGGGGCACCCTGGCAGCCCTACGCCGCATCGAGAGTAGCAGCTTTCGGTTAGAAAACAGTCTCACCCTGGAAGAACTAAGCACAGCATTGCAAACCCAGTCGTTTCAACCGATTCCGCCGGAAGTGGGCGTGGCTCATCTAGACGCGATCGCCCTTCCTGACACGTTGGCACGTCGCTGGTGCCTGGGACAGCGCATCGCCTGGGGAGAAGTGCCCACCAACCTCATGCCTACAGCACCCATTCGCATTCAGCACGAAAGTGGCTTGTTTCTGGGCATTGGGCTACGAACTGGAACCGCTGAAACCGCTGTTCTATCCCCGCAAGTCGTGCTTACAGTGTTTCCAGAATCAAATACAGGAAGTTCCCCTTGA